In Hippoglossus stenolepis isolate QCI-W04-F060 chromosome 20, HSTE1.2, whole genome shotgun sequence, the following are encoded in one genomic region:
- the cep170bb gene encoding centrosomal protein of 170 kDa protein B isoform X10, whose amino-acid sequence MSVTSWFLVSSSGTRHRLPKEMIFVGREDCELMLQSRSVDKQHAVINYNTTTDEHLVKDLGSLNGTFVNDLRIPDQTYITLKVSDIVRFGYDSHVYVLEKSQHKVPEEALKHEKYSSQLQMSVKVLDEKKTEQDDQMRAEKTQSGKTQDAPGCQPTPLYGQPSWWGEEDFGSKVQHSDEPHPGKNTEVQRDVLSVDPDFTGSLSNSQTKMFPSYHREPSYFEIPTKDFQHPRTSGAELHEIPTKDTDTPPAPPSPPTKTLPVVQSHASFTIEFDDCRPGKIKIKDHVTKFSTRQRRQQAPPSKTSITATPAEVMSSESKVADWLVHSDVSMMRRRPTCEDVYSTKSDLAMNIKTLKGHHHEDGTQSDSEDPVLKGRSTSHHSVQSEQSEVLQQTVQSGQSIYCQPPAPTQKLHQPLQYSPPSTAPASPVAPERPLSQSPTQAPPPTTETQKQGPPESLTQQAFIIEFFDDNPRKKRSQSFTHNPTHADSYSALKAKMERRKGSERPASVHGHIPPTQQMTVPLKGQSHSGPQRSSSLKREKTEGEAASSNSSSRSSSGIVIRPFGSVGKKSKLAQEFATEFLKDSSQQDSSPTREIMSPPPMSAPPVMVSPPHARIPSPQEPPAPSSVSYPSSPLQTLAVLKSSIPTNAGQTTSPVRSSGPHMSSMLSHGVRAGDTKGSQRMVRNEEDDSLSDAGTYTIEAESQDKEVEEARNMIDQVFGVLDSPEYSGVNTGVYRPVINDGKDEQANLPSDGSTVDLLHGFIPAAISGPPTGPIQVPAAHVQGLEGPKWVSRWASLADSYAEPGSTPPQGECLEALRFMSSSLGTYSHENSESESSHSSRTRRLLPQVPPEKLDSVAPSILIRHESYQGQEPLDRVSGSPNRQDSTQHLSVQDDVDPDSLSDASRSDDGPVLERAKKNQVRSGAMSPGVTGPQVRGQERVSPSNKSTSFYIGSEDHPGKPDQAQSPVQSERTRDPPAKTPPTTVLIRHLSGHEPRRTGVKPNSSAPNLQIQDKDSVPTKDSCMSSFVRQESFTKDRPSDTVQMKNLPHISSHPSIRDMEQRRENIQDAQSFLQEAGGTLSSLDTRFPSSGFCRSSKKGGSSSHMDDSLSGESDVDTASTVSQVSSKNAPVSSASKKRPAISSLQKEKSSSSPTIQEKGRQLTARERLSEKRQSQTTPNVSSKIDAEKRFQMRRSTGNCGSLDLSEGQQSSGTNWTESTSSDHESSRPSNRSKKLITPLQKEDNEKTAKTVTQQVLTRSNSLSAPRPTRASMLRRARLGEASDNEGAETDRLSQNSDNITAPPKLSGEGKKMSRLDILAMPRKRTGSFTAPSDNETSSTGRSAFSNRNSESAFSNRNSESASTTRKVLVSDARQAASRRGGAPVKQTSTHTRSSGAKYPSTGSRRRQKDSDFSSSEEEYEMNAAASKAKRSSHHSASAQNPRGQRTAATRSKSVSLETEEDDDQNEVDPYQNWSTHSAEIAKLSQDLAKDLAILAREIHDVAGDGDSPSSGMGTTTSPSSLPNTPASTISAREEVILDNLMLNPVSQLSQAIRENTEQLAEKMKVLFQNKAEVWEEIEAKINAENEVPILKTSNKEITSILKELRRVQRQLEVINTIVEPGGNLQTATVGTSSLGTSSLCQTRPSSKEKKPASKPRSPPQTSNSNESTKRPPRGPSGGHYKA is encoded by the exons ATGAGTGTGACTTCCTGGTTCCTGGTGAGCAGCTCAGGCACTCGACACCGCCTCCCTAAGGAGATGATCTTTGTGGGCCGAGAGGACTGTGAGCTCATGCTGCAG TCACGCAGTGTTGACAAACAACACGCTGTCATCAACTACAACACAACCACTGACGAACATCTGGTCAAAGACCTGGGCAGCCTGAACGgg aCGTTTGTAAATGACCTGAGGATTCCTGATCAGACTTACATCACCCTGAAGGTGTCTGACATTGTCCGCTTCGGATATG ATTCTCATGTCTACGTCCTGGAGAAAAGTCAACACAAAGTCCCAGAGGAGGCTCtgaag catGAGAAGTACAGCAGCCAGTTACAGATGAGTGTTAAGGTtttagatgaaaagaaaactgaacagGACGATCAGATGAGAGCTGAAAAAACCCAGAGTGGCAAAACACAAG ACGCTCCCGGGTGTCAACCCACTCCTCTGTACGGACAGCCGTCCTGGTGGGGGGAAGAGGACTTTGGGAGCAAAGTTCAGCACAGCGATGAGCCACATCCAGGTAAAAACACAG aaGTGCAGAGGGATGTTCTGTCTGTGGATCCAGATTTTACTGGATCTCTGTCAAATTCGCAAACAAAGATGTTCCCCTCATACCACCGGGAACCGAGCTACTTCGAGATCCCCACCAAGGACTTCCAGCATCCCCGAACCTCAGGGGCGGAGCTCCACGAAATCCCCACCAAGGACACAGATACGCCCCCAGCCCCGCCTTCCCCTCCCACCAAGACCCTGCCTGTTGTTCAGAGCCACGCCTCCTTCACCATTGAGTTCGACGACTGCAGGCCCGgaaaaatcaaaatcaaagaCCACGTCACTAAGTTCTCCACCCgccagaggaggcagcaggctCCGCCCTCCAAGACGAGCATCACAGCGACACCTGCCGAGGTGATGTCTTCAGAGAGCAAGGTGGCTGATTGGCTAGTCCACAGCGATGTCAGCATGATGAGGAGACGTCCGACATGTGAAGACGTTTACAGCACAAAGAGCGACCTCGCCATGAACATCAAGACCCTCAAAG GTCACCATCATGAGGACGGAACCCAGAGCGACTCAGAAGACCCAGTTCTCAAAGGAAGGAGTACATCCCACCACTccgtccaatcagagcagtcTGAGGTGTTGCAGCAGACTGTCCAATCAGGTCAGTCTATCTATTGTCAACCGCCTGCTCCTACACAGAAGCTCCACCAGCCACTGCAGTACTCTCCGCCGAGTACGGCCCCAGCCTCACCTGTGGCCCCAGAGCGGCCCCTGTCCCAGAGCCCTACTCAagctccaccccccaccacagagacacaaaagcAGGGCCCCCCTGAGAGCCTCACCCAGCAGGCCTTCATCATCGAGTTCTTCGATGACAACCCACGCAAAAAACGCTCACAGTCCTTCACGCACAACCCTACCCACGCTGACTCGTACTCTGCCCTGAAGGCCAAGATGGAGAGGCGCAAAGGCAGCGAGAGGCCGGCATCTGTTCATGGCCACATCCCCCCCACCCAGCAGATGACAGTTCCTCTGAAGGGTCAGAGCCACAGTGGACCCCAGAGGTCGAGCTctttaaagagagagaagacagaggggGAGGCGGCTTCATCGAAttcctcctctcgctcttcCTCGGGCATCGTCATCAGACCCTTTGGCAGCGTCGGGAAGAAGTCCAAGCTTGCCCAGGAGTTTGCCACTGAATTCCTGAAGGATTCCAGTCAGCAGGACTCTTCCCCAACAAGGGAAATTATGTCACCTCCACCCATGTCTGCGCCTCCAGTGATGGTGTCGCCTCCTCATGCAAGGATTCCCTCTCCACAAGAACCTCCAGCACCATCCTCTGTCTCCTACCCCTCGTCCCCCTTACAGACTCTAGCAGTTTTAAAGTCTTCCATCCCCACTAATGCAGGACAGACCACCTCTCCTGTGCGCTCCTCTGGACCTCACATGTCCTCAATGCTCTCCCATGGCGTCCGTGCAGGAGACACGAAAGGTTCCCAGAGGATGGTGAGGAACGAGGAGGATGACAGTCTGAGTGATGCCGGAACCTACACCATAGAGGCAGAGTCACAGGAcaaggaagtggaggaggctCGCAACATGATCGATCAG GTGTTTGGTGTCCTCGACTCTCCAGAGTACAGTGGTGTGAACACAGGAGTGTATAGACCTGTAATAAATGATGGCAAGGATGAACAAGCTAACCTGCCTAGTGATGGTAGCACTGTGGACCTGTTGCATGGCTTTATCCCAGCTGCAATCAGTGGCCCCCCAACAGGCCCCATACAG GTTCCAGCTGCTCATGTACAAGGTCTAGAAGGACCTAAGTGGGTTTCCCGCTGGGCCAGTCTGGCAGATAGCTATGCTGAACCTGGTTCCACTCCACCTCAAGGGGAATGTCTAGAAG CTTTACGCTTCATGAGCAGCTCGTTGGGAACTTACAGCCACGAAAACTCTGAGTCTGAGTCCAGTCACAGCTCCAGGACCAGAAGGCTGCTGCCCCAGGTGCCTCCAGAGAAGCTGGATAGTGTCGCCCCGAGTATCTTGATTCGTCATGAATCTTACCAAGGCCAGGAACCTCTGGACAGAGTGTCTGGTTCTCCCAACCGACAGGACTCCACCCAGCATCTGTCTGTTCAGGATGACGTGGACCCAGACAGCCTGAGCGACGCCAGCCGCTCAGATGATGGACCAGTTCTGGAAAGGGCAAAGAAGAATCAGGTCAGATCAGGAGCTATGTCTCCAGGGGTCACTGGTCCTCAGGTTAGAGGTCAAGAGAGAGTGTCTCCATCCAACAAATCCACATCCTTCTACATCGGTTCTGAAGACCATCCAGGCAAACCTGACCAGGCCCAGAGCCCAGTACAGTCTGAGAGGACGCGAGACCCCCCAGCAAAAACTCCCCCTACCACAGTCCTGATACGACACCTGAGTGGACATGAACCCAGGAGGACAGGTGTCAAACCCAACAGCTCTGCTCCAAACCTCCAAATACAGGACAAGGATTCTGTCCCAACTAAAGACAGCTGCATGTCGTCATTTGTCCGGCAGGAGAGCTTTACCAAAGACCGGCCCAGCGACACCGTCCAGATGAAAAACCTTCCCCACATCTCCAGCCACCCATCCATCAGAGacatggagcagaggagggagaacatCCAGGACGCACAGTCCTTCCTTCAGGAGGCTGGGGGAACTTTGTCTTCTCTGGACACCAGGTTCCCCTCATCAGGTTTTTGTCGCAGCTCAAAGAAAGGGGGCTCCTCCAGCCACATGGATGACTCCCTGTCTGGTGAGTCAGATGTGGACACTGCAAGCACCGTGAGCCAAGTAAGTAGCAAAAATGCTCCAGTCAGCTCAGCTTCTAAAAAGCGTCCCGCCATCAGCAGCCTTCAGAAGGAGAAGTCATCTTCCAGCCCAACCATCCAAGAAAAGGGACGGCAGCTCACTGCCCGTGAGCGACTTTCTGAGAAACGCCAAAGCCAGACGACTCCTAATGTATCAAGTAAAATTGATGCAGAAAAGCGCTTTCAAATGCGTCGCAGTACAGGGAACTGTGGCTCTCTGGACCTTTCTGAGGGCCAGCAGAGTTCTGGTACAAACTGGACTGAAAGCACGTCATCTGACCATGAAAGTTCTCGTCCGTCCAACCGTAGCAAGAAACTAATCACTCCTCTTCAGAAAGAGGACAATGAAAAAACAGCCAAGACAGTGACTCAGCAGGTCCTGACACGTTCCAACAGCCTGTCAGCACCACGGCCGACCCGAGCCTCCATGCTCCGTCGAGCACGACTGGGTGAGGCTTCAGACAACGAAGGTGCTGAGACTGACCGGTTATCCCAGAATTCCGACAATATCACTGCACCGCCCAAACTCTCCGGCGAAGGGAAGAAGATGTCCAGACTGGACATCTTAGCAATGCCCCGGAAGAGGACCGGCTCCTTCACAGCTCCCAGCGACAATGAAACATCCTCCACGGGACGGTCTGCTTTCTCCAACCGCAACTCCGAGTCTGCTTTCTCCAACCGCAACTCCGAGTCTGCTTCCACCACCAGGAAGGTATTGGTGAGCGACGCTCGGCAGGCAGCCAGCAGACGAGGTGGAGCTCCTGTGAAGCAAACATCGACCCACACCCGGTCCAGTGGAGCAAAGTATCCCAGCACTG GTTCCCGTCGCAGACAGAAGGACTCTGACTTCTCATCCTCTGAGGAAGAATACGAAATGAATGCTGCGGCTTCGAAAGCTAAGCGCTCATCCCATCACTCTGCCTCTGCACAGAATCCCCGTGGCCAGCGCACGGCCGCCACTCGATCCAAGTCTGTTTCCCTGGAAACGGAGGAGGATGACGACCAGAACGAGGTCGACCCTTACCAGAACTGGTCCACGCACAGCGCAGAGATCgccaa GCTCAGTCAGGACCTGGCCAAAGATCTCGCCATCCTGGCGAGGGAAATCCATGATGTCGCCGGAGATGGAGACTCACCGAGTTCGGGCATGGGAACCACCACCTCGCCCAGCTCACTGCCGAATACGCCAGCCTCCACCATCTCTGCCAGGGAGGAG GTGATTCTGGACAATCTGATGCTGAATCCAGTGTCTCAGCTTTCTCAGGCCATCCGCGagaacacagagcagctggcTGAAAAAATGAA GGTTTTGTTCCAGAACAAGGCtgaggtctgggaggagatcgAGGCCAAGATCAACGCTGAGAACGAAGTGCCCATCCTAAAAACCTCCAACAAG gAAATTACCTCCATTTTGAAAGAGCTGAGACGAGTCCAGAGGCAACTGGAAG TAATAAACACCATTGTGGAGCCCGGTGGAAATCTCCAGACTGCGACTGTTGGGACGTCCTCACTCGGGacgtcctctctctgtcagactCGTCCTTCATCAAAGGAGAAGAAACCCGCCTCCAAACCCCGGAGCCCCCCCCAAACATCCAACAGCAATGAAAGCACCAAACGACCACCTCGTGGCCCCAGCGGGGGCCATTACAAGGCCTGA
- the cep170bb gene encoding centrosomal protein of 170 kDa protein B isoform X7, producing MSVTSWFLVSSSGTRHRLPKEMIFVGREDCELMLQSRSVDKQHAVINYNTTTDEHLVKDLGSLNGTFVNDLRIPDQTYITLKVSDIVRFGYDSHVYVLEKSQHKVPEEALKHEKYSSQLQMSVKVLDEKKTEQDDQMRAEKTQSGKTQDAPGCQPTPLYGQPSWWGEEDFGSKVQHSDEPHPGKNTEVQRDVLSVDPDFTGSLSNSQTKMFPSYHREPSYFEIPTKDFQHPRTSGAELHEIPTKDTDTPPAPPSPPTKTLPVVQSHASFTIEFDDCRPGKIKIKDHVTKFSTRQRRQQAPPSKTSITATPAEVMSSESKVADWLVHSDVSMMRRRPTCEDVYSTKSDLAMNIKTLKGHHHEDGTQSDSEDPVLKGRSTSHHSVQSEQSEVLQQTVQSGQSIYCQPPAPTQKLHQPLQYSPPSTAPASPVAPERPLSQSPTQAPPPTTETQKQGPPESLTQQAFIIEFFDDNPRKKRSQSFTHNPTHADSYSALKAKMERRKGSERPASVHGHIPPTQQMTVPLKGQSHSGPQRSSSLKREKTEGEAASSNSSSRSSSGIVIRPFGSVGKKSKLAQEFATEFLKDSSQQDSSPTREIMSPPPMSAPPVMVSPPHARIPSPQEPPAPSSVSYPSSPLQTLAVLKSSIPTNAGQTTSPVRSSGPHMSSMLSHGVRAGDTKGSQRMVRNEEDDSLSDAGTYTIEAESQDKEVEEARNMIDQVFGVLDSPEYSGVNTGVYRPVINDGKDEQANLPSDGSTVDLLHGFIPAAISGPPTGPIQVPAAHVQGLEGPKWVSRWASLADSYAEPGSTPPQGECLEALRFMSSSLGTYSHENSESESSHSSRTRRLLPQVPPEKLDSVAPSILIRHESYQGQEPLDRVSGSPNRQDSTQHLSVQDDVDPDSLSDASRSDDGPVLERAKKNQVRSGAMSPGVTGPQVRGQERVSPSNKSTSFYIGSEDHPGKPDQAQSPVQSERTRDPPAKTPPTTVLIRHLSGHEPRRTGVKPNSSAPNLQIQDKDSVPTKDSCMSSFVRQESFTKDRPSDTVQMKNLPHISSHPSIRDMEQRRENIQDAQSFLQEAGGTLSSLDTRFPSSGFCRSSKKGGSSSHMDDSLSGESDVDTASTVSQVSSKNAPVSSASKKRPAISSLQKEKSSSSPTIQEKGRQLTARERLSEKRQSQTTPNVSSKIDAEKRFQMRRSTGNCGSLDLSEGQQSSGTNWTESTSSDHESSRPSNRSKKLITPLQKEDNEKTAKTVTQQVLTRSNSLSAPRPTRASMLRRARLGEASDNEGAETDRLSQNSDNITAPPKLSGEGKKMSRLDILAMPRKRTGSFTAPSDNETSSTGRSAFSNRNSESAFSNRNSESASTTRKVLVSDARQAASRRGGAPVKQTSTHTRSSGAKYPSTGSRRRQKDSDFSSSEEEYEMNAAASKAKRSSHHSASAQNPRGQRTAATRSKSVSLETEEDDDQNEVDPYQNWSTHSAEIAKLSQDLAKDLAILAREIHDVAGDGDSPSSGMGTTTSPSSLPNTPASTISAREEFYYFLRLIDERLHAALDPHDSFLCSAAQTPSYPFLRGVQPSQVILDNLMLNPVSQLSQAIRENTEQLAEKMKVLFQNKAEVWEEIEAKINAENEVPILKTSNKEITSILKELRRVQRQLEVINTIVEPGGNLQTATVGTSSLGTSSLCQTRPSSKEKKPASKPRSPPQTSNSNESTKRPPRGPSGGHYKA from the exons ATGAGTGTGACTTCCTGGTTCCTGGTGAGCAGCTCAGGCACTCGACACCGCCTCCCTAAGGAGATGATCTTTGTGGGCCGAGAGGACTGTGAGCTCATGCTGCAG TCACGCAGTGTTGACAAACAACACGCTGTCATCAACTACAACACAACCACTGACGAACATCTGGTCAAAGACCTGGGCAGCCTGAACGgg aCGTTTGTAAATGACCTGAGGATTCCTGATCAGACTTACATCACCCTGAAGGTGTCTGACATTGTCCGCTTCGGATATG ATTCTCATGTCTACGTCCTGGAGAAAAGTCAACACAAAGTCCCAGAGGAGGCTCtgaag catGAGAAGTACAGCAGCCAGTTACAGATGAGTGTTAAGGTtttagatgaaaagaaaactgaacagGACGATCAGATGAGAGCTGAAAAAACCCAGAGTGGCAAAACACAAG ACGCTCCCGGGTGTCAACCCACTCCTCTGTACGGACAGCCGTCCTGGTGGGGGGAAGAGGACTTTGGGAGCAAAGTTCAGCACAGCGATGAGCCACATCCAGGTAAAAACACAG aaGTGCAGAGGGATGTTCTGTCTGTGGATCCAGATTTTACTGGATCTCTGTCAAATTCGCAAACAAAGATGTTCCCCTCATACCACCGGGAACCGAGCTACTTCGAGATCCCCACCAAGGACTTCCAGCATCCCCGAACCTCAGGGGCGGAGCTCCACGAAATCCCCACCAAGGACACAGATACGCCCCCAGCCCCGCCTTCCCCTCCCACCAAGACCCTGCCTGTTGTTCAGAGCCACGCCTCCTTCACCATTGAGTTCGACGACTGCAGGCCCGgaaaaatcaaaatcaaagaCCACGTCACTAAGTTCTCCACCCgccagaggaggcagcaggctCCGCCCTCCAAGACGAGCATCACAGCGACACCTGCCGAGGTGATGTCTTCAGAGAGCAAGGTGGCTGATTGGCTAGTCCACAGCGATGTCAGCATGATGAGGAGACGTCCGACATGTGAAGACGTTTACAGCACAAAGAGCGACCTCGCCATGAACATCAAGACCCTCAAAG GTCACCATCATGAGGACGGAACCCAGAGCGACTCAGAAGACCCAGTTCTCAAAGGAAGGAGTACATCCCACCACTccgtccaatcagagcagtcTGAGGTGTTGCAGCAGACTGTCCAATCAGGTCAGTCTATCTATTGTCAACCGCCTGCTCCTACACAGAAGCTCCACCAGCCACTGCAGTACTCTCCGCCGAGTACGGCCCCAGCCTCACCTGTGGCCCCAGAGCGGCCCCTGTCCCAGAGCCCTACTCAagctccaccccccaccacagagacacaaaagcAGGGCCCCCCTGAGAGCCTCACCCAGCAGGCCTTCATCATCGAGTTCTTCGATGACAACCCACGCAAAAAACGCTCACAGTCCTTCACGCACAACCCTACCCACGCTGACTCGTACTCTGCCCTGAAGGCCAAGATGGAGAGGCGCAAAGGCAGCGAGAGGCCGGCATCTGTTCATGGCCACATCCCCCCCACCCAGCAGATGACAGTTCCTCTGAAGGGTCAGAGCCACAGTGGACCCCAGAGGTCGAGCTctttaaagagagagaagacagaggggGAGGCGGCTTCATCGAAttcctcctctcgctcttcCTCGGGCATCGTCATCAGACCCTTTGGCAGCGTCGGGAAGAAGTCCAAGCTTGCCCAGGAGTTTGCCACTGAATTCCTGAAGGATTCCAGTCAGCAGGACTCTTCCCCAACAAGGGAAATTATGTCACCTCCACCCATGTCTGCGCCTCCAGTGATGGTGTCGCCTCCTCATGCAAGGATTCCCTCTCCACAAGAACCTCCAGCACCATCCTCTGTCTCCTACCCCTCGTCCCCCTTACAGACTCTAGCAGTTTTAAAGTCTTCCATCCCCACTAATGCAGGACAGACCACCTCTCCTGTGCGCTCCTCTGGACCTCACATGTCCTCAATGCTCTCCCATGGCGTCCGTGCAGGAGACACGAAAGGTTCCCAGAGGATGGTGAGGAACGAGGAGGATGACAGTCTGAGTGATGCCGGAACCTACACCATAGAGGCAGAGTCACAGGAcaaggaagtggaggaggctCGCAACATGATCGATCAG GTGTTTGGTGTCCTCGACTCTCCAGAGTACAGTGGTGTGAACACAGGAGTGTATAGACCTGTAATAAATGATGGCAAGGATGAACAAGCTAACCTGCCTAGTGATGGTAGCACTGTGGACCTGTTGCATGGCTTTATCCCAGCTGCAATCAGTGGCCCCCCAACAGGCCCCATACAG GTTCCAGCTGCTCATGTACAAGGTCTAGAAGGACCTAAGTGGGTTTCCCGCTGGGCCAGTCTGGCAGATAGCTATGCTGAACCTGGTTCCACTCCACCTCAAGGGGAATGTCTAGAAG CTTTACGCTTCATGAGCAGCTCGTTGGGAACTTACAGCCACGAAAACTCTGAGTCTGAGTCCAGTCACAGCTCCAGGACCAGAAGGCTGCTGCCCCAGGTGCCTCCAGAGAAGCTGGATAGTGTCGCCCCGAGTATCTTGATTCGTCATGAATCTTACCAAGGCCAGGAACCTCTGGACAGAGTGTCTGGTTCTCCCAACCGACAGGACTCCACCCAGCATCTGTCTGTTCAGGATGACGTGGACCCAGACAGCCTGAGCGACGCCAGCCGCTCAGATGATGGACCAGTTCTGGAAAGGGCAAAGAAGAATCAGGTCAGATCAGGAGCTATGTCTCCAGGGGTCACTGGTCCTCAGGTTAGAGGTCAAGAGAGAGTGTCTCCATCCAACAAATCCACATCCTTCTACATCGGTTCTGAAGACCATCCAGGCAAACCTGACCAGGCCCAGAGCCCAGTACAGTCTGAGAGGACGCGAGACCCCCCAGCAAAAACTCCCCCTACCACAGTCCTGATACGACACCTGAGTGGACATGAACCCAGGAGGACAGGTGTCAAACCCAACAGCTCTGCTCCAAACCTCCAAATACAGGACAAGGATTCTGTCCCAACTAAAGACAGCTGCATGTCGTCATTTGTCCGGCAGGAGAGCTTTACCAAAGACCGGCCCAGCGACACCGTCCAGATGAAAAACCTTCCCCACATCTCCAGCCACCCATCCATCAGAGacatggagcagaggagggagaacatCCAGGACGCACAGTCCTTCCTTCAGGAGGCTGGGGGAACTTTGTCTTCTCTGGACACCAGGTTCCCCTCATCAGGTTTTTGTCGCAGCTCAAAGAAAGGGGGCTCCTCCAGCCACATGGATGACTCCCTGTCTGGTGAGTCAGATGTGGACACTGCAAGCACCGTGAGCCAAGTAAGTAGCAAAAATGCTCCAGTCAGCTCAGCTTCTAAAAAGCGTCCCGCCATCAGCAGCCTTCAGAAGGAGAAGTCATCTTCCAGCCCAACCATCCAAGAAAAGGGACGGCAGCTCACTGCCCGTGAGCGACTTTCTGAGAAACGCCAAAGCCAGACGACTCCTAATGTATCAAGTAAAATTGATGCAGAAAAGCGCTTTCAAATGCGTCGCAGTACAGGGAACTGTGGCTCTCTGGACCTTTCTGAGGGCCAGCAGAGTTCTGGTACAAACTGGACTGAAAGCACGTCATCTGACCATGAAAGTTCTCGTCCGTCCAACCGTAGCAAGAAACTAATCACTCCTCTTCAGAAAGAGGACAATGAAAAAACAGCCAAGACAGTGACTCAGCAGGTCCTGACACGTTCCAACAGCCTGTCAGCACCACGGCCGACCCGAGCCTCCATGCTCCGTCGAGCACGACTGGGTGAGGCTTCAGACAACGAAGGTGCTGAGACTGACCGGTTATCCCAGAATTCCGACAATATCACTGCACCGCCCAAACTCTCCGGCGAAGGGAAGAAGATGTCCAGACTGGACATCTTAGCAATGCCCCGGAAGAGGACCGGCTCCTTCACAGCTCCCAGCGACAATGAAACATCCTCCACGGGACGGTCTGCTTTCTCCAACCGCAACTCCGAGTCTGCTTTCTCCAACCGCAACTCCGAGTCTGCTTCCACCACCAGGAAGGTATTGGTGAGCGACGCTCGGCAGGCAGCCAGCAGACGAGGTGGAGCTCCTGTGAAGCAAACATCGACCCACACCCGGTCCAGTGGAGCAAAGTATCCCAGCACTG GTTCCCGTCGCAGACAGAAGGACTCTGACTTCTCATCCTCTGAGGAAGAATACGAAATGAATGCTGCGGCTTCGAAAGCTAAGCGCTCATCCCATCACTCTGCCTCTGCACAGAATCCCCGTGGCCAGCGCACGGCCGCCACTCGATCCAAGTCTGTTTCCCTGGAAACGGAGGAGGATGACGACCAGAACGAGGTCGACCCTTACCAGAACTGGTCCACGCACAGCGCAGAGATCgccaa GCTCAGTCAGGACCTGGCCAAAGATCTCGCCATCCTGGCGAGGGAAATCCATGATGTCGCCGGAGATGGAGACTCACCGAGTTCGGGCATGGGAACCACCACCTCGCCCAGCTCACTGCCGAATACGCCAGCCTCCACCATCTCTGCCAGGGAGGAG ttttattattttctcaggTTGATTGATGAGCGTCTTCATGCTGCTTTGGATCCTCATGACTCATTTCTCTgttctgctgcacagactccatCTTACCCATTCTTACGTGGCGTTCAACCATCTCAG GTGATTCTGGACAATCTGATGCTGAATCCAGTGTCTCAGCTTTCTCAGGCCATCCGCGagaacacagagcagctggcTGAAAAAATGAA GGTTTTGTTCCAGAACAAGGCtgaggtctgggaggagatcgAGGCCAAGATCAACGCTGAGAACGAAGTGCCCATCCTAAAAACCTCCAACAAG gAAATTACCTCCATTTTGAAAGAGCTGAGACGAGTCCAGAGGCAACTGGAAG TAATAAACACCATTGTGGAGCCCGGTGGAAATCTCCAGACTGCGACTGTTGGGACGTCCTCACTCGGGacgtcctctctctgtcagactCGTCCTTCATCAAAGGAGAAGAAACCCGCCTCCAAACCCCGGAGCCCCCCCCAAACATCCAACAGCAATGAAAGCACCAAACGACCACCTCGTGGCCCCAGCGGGGGCCATTACAAGGCCTGA